The DNA sequence tttaaatttatataattaagtgcTTTTAAACTTTTACtatcaatatataaaatcataaaaaacatttaatttatcttttaacataaaaaacacCGTCTGTGGTGGTGGAGGCCTTTAGACGGAAGTTCAATGGAGGACAATCTTCTAGTGTCAACATTTCAAATATAATGCAGGATGTAATGCAAGATGGGGTGAATGTGTTTAATTCAATGTAGATGGCACCATAAAAAATGGGGATGTAATGCAGGATGTGAGGTGTTCTTCATGATGCTGATGGAGCATGGATCATTCCCCCCATGCTGCCATCCCACCCACTTCTGCCACCATCAAAATTTTTCGACTTAGTGTCATTATCTTCATGCTGTTTGGAGTATTTGAGTCCGAGATTGTGTATAACGGGGTTTTTGGGTGTCATTACTACATGATTGTAGTTGTTCACCAGCATAACAATTAGTACTGTAGTGTGTTTTATTTTGACTACTATATATGTTAGAGTTTATCAGTTTATTTAGTTTTTCGGTGTTTTCTTAATCCTCTCATGACTACTATATATGTTAGAGTTTATCGGTTTATGTAGTGTCTAAGTGTTTTGTTAGTCAACTACCTTATgcctaaatataatttgtttttaactaatttgaaatgaaaatgttaTTAACTCTTATGTTATTATGGGATGTtcattttgaaatgaaaatgttattatgttaatttttttttctcttgtcatctaaatttcaatttcttatcaTTTGGGTTTTGGACCATTCaactataacaaaaataatttatgtgtaAAAGCTTATAAGTTGATGAATTTGAATTGCATGGACGTGCAGTTTTATTTGAAATactcatttacttttttattttattcttcttattATCTCATTCCTCCCTCTCCCAATCTACCCAAAATTGGGTATTAAAGTGTACGAACTATTTATTTGCGGTCTGGACAAACCGTTCCCATACCCATAAGGCATGTACAGTTAATAAGAACTTGATTGCTCAAAGAGAAATCATGAGATGCTTCACAATATAAATTCGCAGCAAATAACAATACTTGAGGGCCATTACACATTATTGGAACACTTAAAACGTAcattaagaaaatgaaacaacaattcCTCGCTTGGTAATCATGAGTACCACCAACAAACAATACCTAACAACAGGCGAGGTAGTCACAACTAGAATGCACACAAAAACATAGAAAAACAAATTGACCATCTAAACAACAATGCTATGCGGAAGGCACCATGTGATTGTTTTGACGTTGCTTATGGTTTCCAAAGAATAGTTGTCTCAGCAATCATGGAAGTGACCACATAAGGGTCCATGTTAGAGGCAGGCCTCCTATCTTCAAAGTATCCCTTCCCTGCCTTTTCAGTGTCTCTCCCTACCCTAATAGAAGCACCACGGTTTGCAACACCCTGCACGCACACATATATCAATAATATCAACTAAGCTTATTCACAACCATAAAATTAAGAGTTTAATCGATACATACTatcacaatatttatttttttacattattaatcaattaaaaatcaattttaatatgatatttaaggTAACAAACTTATCATGTACAATTGTATGTGATTAAATGATGATATATAAACATCTTATccttatcattaaaaaaaaatcttacattatcaatacatttcttatcttttcaagatcaatattttgtttttatgcctattttagtaaaagattaatttaacacctattaaataaattactataaaataaaactttattcaTTAGcttaaaaacttataaaaaaatcatatattacttttataaatttaataaatatgtttccttgatattacttttacttttgttattatttataagaaaggagttataatataaaatatattataacttattttttataaaaaaaaatagcggAGATAGTATTATTTTGTTACTTACCCATAAAAAGGTGTTCATGTCAGCCGTCTCGTGTCGTCCGGTCAAACGACGTTCATTGCCTTCTCCGTAAGCAGCAATGTGCTCTTTGTGCCTCTTTTCCAACTTAGCAATTGCTTTTTTGATGATTTCATAGCCACCATCGTTTCTCATCAACTTGGTACTGCAACATTAAGTCAAGCATCAAAGCAAAGTGACATTATGTtatgttaaattgttaattacTAACTAACCCATTATTTAAGTAATCACAATTACCTGTAATTTGTGTGAGCACCAGCACCATTCCAATCACCCTGATTTGTAAGAACATAACCAAAATGACACCAGTCAATTTCATCACACCAAATTCAATAATTGAATCATACACATAAAAACAGTATAACGCAATGttaatttacttaaatttaattttaaccatttttttattatattataatatatagaatCAACATATCCTTAATTCTTGCGTGCCACAAAGGGATAAAAGTtaggagatttttttttaaaacgggATGAGTATGAGATTATTCACCTGAATTGGTTTAGGGTCAAAGGAAAGCACCACTCCAGCAATCTCGGTGATCCTCTGTTAACACAAACAAAGATATTAGCTGCAATGGTttcaaaaagagaagaaaaaaagaaaaacctagtcctctaaaaagaaaaagaaaaaattgatggtGAGTGAATGTGCTAAGTACCTCCAAAATGTAACGAGCAACCCACAACTCGTCAGCAGCAGAGATGCCAACCGATGGACCAACTTGGAATTCCCACTACACATCATGTAGAATggattgaaataaaaaagagttaaaattaaaaacagcaATATATtatagggaagaaaaaaaatatataaaatataagggTAGAGAATGATGAATACGAAGATTATGAGTTTATGACACatatttcaactttcaagttaCCTGACCGGGCATCACTTCTCCATTGATTCCACTTATGTTAATTCCCGCATAAATACATGCTTTGTAATGTGAGTCAACAATATCACGCCCAAAAGCCTTGTTAGCACCAGTTCCACAATAGTATGGTCCCTGTTGAGcatggacaaaaaaaatatacaatacaTGTAAAACAATAAGTCAAttataaaacacaaaaaattgaATTGCATATAAGTCACAACACTTACGAGTCagccataaaaataaaaagactaatAAGTTTTAACTAGTTGGAAAAGTTAATAACCtttcataaaaagaaatatatatgtcgtcaataaaatgtatacattattaattaaaggcttaataatttaaaatttgaagaaatatatataaaaagaagaaaaagattgaaggagaaaaaaatcaCCTGGGGCCCAGGAAACCCACCAAGAGGCCATCCAAGAGGCCATTGGACATCTTTCTGCAATAATGTATATTCCTGCTCAAGACCATACCTGTTTGAAAATCACACAGTAACTTTTAGTtgaggaaaaaggaagaaaaccaTAGCATAAGAAAAAGGTCATAAGAAATTGCAAGCAAGCAACTATAGAAACCATACCAGGGTTCTTCAGCAGCAACATCCGGATTACTGAATATCTTTGCAGCTTTATTTCTCTTGTTGGTAGGAATGGGTTCCCCAGCAGGAGTGTAAGCATCACACATAACCTGAAATAAATTACAATTGAAAGATATGAAATGACTACACCATGGAAACAAGTTTAACTGAATAAAGATGTactaattacaaataaaatagtaaacaaGAGGAAACATACCAGGATATTGTTACCCCTCCTGAATGGATCCCGAAAAATTGCTTGTGGACTGTTGTATTTGATTAAGATACACAacattaataagaaaattttggaaaaatatgTAACTGTACAAATTTACCCGAAAATGAAACATGACTTAAAAGTGTATATTAAGAAGAAATTATCAAATGGGATTAGAAAAAGAGGCTTATTgtaccaaaagaaaataaaaggaaaaaagaaaaagaagcttACTATAAGATCACTTCACTATCTTGTCCAGGAGCTTGACCAGTGCTGGAACCATCATAGTTCCACTTGGGAAGCTTGGAAGGGTCATTAACCAGTCCCGAGAGAGTCTATatccaaaatcattttatatttgcATTAGTTACCAGCCAAATAAATGAAGCTGAAATAAATATAGTATATTTTTGTATCGaccaatattaattgttaatatagTCAATTTTTGTTAACAATTTAAACTTGCAACatatttcccttttctttttctatcacaCCTAAATCAAtctcatatcttttttttttttggtatatttgCAAATAGTTTTCTTATGATTTGTAAATCATAACTAAGTTCTACAGTTTAAAATAACTTGAAAATTTTGCTGTTGTATAGAACTTAATGTAAAACGCACAAAAAGCActaatgttaattaaaaatttggggAAATATAAAACGAAATTTGAGGAAAAACAGATATTAGCGTGTTTTATGCGAGaatcatttcataaaaaaatattgttttttttagaattctATAGAGACCTAGTCTGAATGAAGCTGGCTCGGTTACACCATTGAAAAATTTCTTGAAACTAAAcagatattttcaataataaaacaatcaaactgtttaaaaattccaaaaaaataaatgcaattTTCATGATTTACTTTTGGTTACAAAAAGGTGAAGTAAATTACCCTTGCTTTGCTCCTCATATCCATGCCAGATCCACCAACCCTatcataatgaaaataaaaatatgtaagtgCTGATTAAGTGTGGAGaaaacaattgaaaaataagttaGCAAATAGGTCATCATGTAGTTGAATTAGACATGAAGCAGAGCAAGGAGTTAATGCTAACGTGGagtcaaaaatcaaaatgcaCATTGGACTCTTCAGtgaatgaaaaacaaacaaacacaacacaagctaaaaacagaaaaacagGGGAAACAGAGTAGTACAGAGACTATAAGATAAAGAGAGCACTGCGATCGATCAAACAGAagatgaacaaaaataaaacagacCCATTGATAGAATCGCTCCATCTCACATATTACATATATCCATGCACATTGGAACAGATAGATGCATGCCACATTTGCAATGCTTGTTTTCACGTGCAGGGGAAACAGAGGAAAAAACGAAGGGGGACAGAGACACTAACCATATGTACTCGGCGATCACCTTATCGGTGATGTCGGAGAGGTTAAGGTTGATAAGATCGGAGAGTAACGACATCTTCAAGAAACCAAAAAGTTCAGCGGAGACTCTTTAGAGAGAAAcaaatttctttctcttccttgCTTTGTTCCACTGCTTCGATATAAGGTTGTTGTTGCGTGGGATTTATAGTGTTATCTCTGAATtacgaaaacaaaaataacagatATTTAAgataagttttctttttttttaaaaaaaaaaagatgagttttaaaagataaaagagttTCCCCTGAGAGAGTGTGGTacatttaatcttattttttgggGGTGATATACAGATAATACTGTTCAGTTTATTTTGACTAtaatttggttgaaattttatAGGTGATTTTGGGATAGCAATAATCTGTTTTATAACTCAATTgtgattatttatttgttgcaTATTATTTAAGCTAGCTCTTGCAAGCATGCATTGCCATGTACTTGTAATTAACATGCTATTTAAACCTCAAAGGTCAtttcatagattttttttaatttaatttatttggttgTAAATTTTGCCTTTTCAACTTCGGTAATTACgaaatatttccttttttatctcTCCGATAAACATTCTAAGTAATGATAGACTATACTTTGATAACCCtaaggaagaataaaaaaaaatcataaacaagaactaaatattataaataatgtgtctatatagagagagaggttGGGGATCATGTTTGATGTGTCGGGAGAACACTTTTTATGACTTTATATTGTTTTCTACCTACACTATATGCGTAAAACTTAAATCATATTATAATTGAgtgaataatcattttttttgccgtaaaaaaaaattagtgtgaGAAGAGTGGATAACCAATTTAGTTTCAAAGTGAAAGATTGAGTCAATCACTTTAGTCTTTGAAAGAAAGattagatttttaaataaatgtttatgaaACTTTACTCCGTCATTCATTTTTTCCTACATTAAGTGGCATTAATTAATAACAGTAAAAGTGTTATGCGAAAATTCCTTCAAGCCTaattgagaatcaaatgattaaAAGCATACACACAAGTTTAACATGGTTT is a window from the Glycine max cultivar Williams 82 chromosome 2, Glycine_max_v4.0, whole genome shotgun sequence genome containing:
- the GS1GAMMA2 gene encoding glutamine synthetase cytosolic isozyme 2, with product MSLLSDLINLNLSDITDKVIAEYIWVGGSGMDMRSKARTLSGLVNDPSKLPKWNYDGSSTGQAPGQDSEVILYPQAIFRDPFRRGNNILVMCDAYTPAGEPIPTNKRNKAAKIFSNPDVAAEEPWYGLEQEYTLLQKDVQWPLGWPLGGFPGPQGPYYCGTGANKAFGRDIVDSHYKACIYAGINISGINGEVMPGQWEFQVGPSVGISAADELWVARYILERITEIAGVVLSFDPKPIQGDWNGAGAHTNYSTKLMRNDGGYEIIKKAIAKLEKRHKEHIAAYGEGNERRLTGRHETADMNTFLWGVANRGASIRVGRDTEKAGKGYFEDRRPASNMDPYVVTSMIAETTILWKP
- the GS1GAMMA2 gene encoding glutamine synthetase cytosolic isozyme 2 isoform X1, which codes for MSLLSDLINLNLSDITDKVIAEYIWVGGSGMDMRSKARTLSGLVNDPSKLPKWNYDGSSTGQAPGQDSEVILYPQAIFRDPFRRGNNILVMCDAYTPAGEPIPTNKRNKAAKIFSNPDVAAEEPWYGLEQEYTLLQKDVQWPLGWPLGGFPGPQGPYYCGTGANKAFGRDIVDSHYKACIYAGINISGINGEVMPGQWEFQVGPSVGISAADELWVARYILERITEIAGVVLSFDPKPIQGDWNGAGAHTNYRDTLKIGGLPLTWTLMWSLP